Below is a window of Quercus robur chromosome 6, dhQueRobu3.1, whole genome shotgun sequence DNA.
CACATTTTCACCAACTTTCCAACCAGGCACATCTTTCATTACTTCCGCCTCATACTCAAGATACTTCTTCCACTCTTTGACAAATCTATAGAAGGTAGACCAACAAAATTCAGTATTCTAAATTTGAATGATTTAATAATAAGGCATGGGTAATGGAAGAGGAGTATCAAATATGTTATCTGTTTACCTTTCGTCTTCCTCAGCTTGAATAAGAGGCAGTATGGCTGTCCGAGCagcatatttttcttctttaagtCCCCTACAAAATGAACAGTTACATGTATCATTAATTGCTTTTCACCTTAAAACAATTACATGTAACGGGCAAACGTAGCAAGTGTTGGCCCATTACATATATCATTAATTGTTTTTCACAATATCAGTCAATAGCACAGGAATAGTATACAGGATAaccaaatatatcatatatgacAAGATATATAGAAAGACATTATATAGTCCAGCTACTAAAAATTCATACTTCCAATCCAAACTCCAAactaatatctatatatatatatatatatatatataaagagggGAGGGGGGTGAATTTTATGTAATACAGCAATGGGAATTGTTTCTAAAGATGACATACCTTTCTCATTGAATATTAAGACAGTTGAAACTCAAGTGCTGTAagtatgattaaaaaaaaaccagagaTTCAATGGAGTACTACAATGGAAATTGTCAGAGTTGGATTTTCCAATCCTATGGTTCATTGATATAAATCATCTTGCTCTCCAGGACAAAAAGTCTACTCAATCTTAAGAACTTTCTGGTTCATAAAGAAGTTAAAAATCAAGGCATTTAATGTTTGTTACTCCCCATGAGTAAAAGCTATTAATGAACCATGCTCACCTACTCCTAATCTGCAAGACCCCACAATATTGGCAGTGAAGAAATATTTTGTCAATAAGTAACAAGTCTCATTTaacaaaaagtgcaatgagagaCATAACCATGGTACTTAGGATGTATACAAGATAAATAACCTAAAAGAAAACTAGCATCTAAGATTCAAAAGATcaaagaaatccaaaaaatttgaGGAAGAGTGTGGATTCAAAAGAGACCTTAAGAACAATAGCTTTAGCCTTATTACTAGTAATTTACAGCCATCACCCTTTCtttccaaagacaccacaatatACACAATGTCATAGACGACCAAATTTCAGTACTAATATGTTTACTTAAGTGTCCCCTCCATAGTTTTCAATAGAACAATCACCATAGTTGGCTGACCCTCACCCATCTAACTCCAAACTTATAAGGTCTTAGACCATATAATTAATTGACTTGCCACTTGCATGTAACTTGTTTCTAGAGCTTCATATGCTTCATTCCATTGGAGAGATTGGTCGTGATCAaacttcttaaaagaaaatataaacgttattttgattttatgggGAGTTTTGGATTACCAGATGAGCTTAACTAGTGCTCAAGGACCCAAAGAACCTGACCCACCCACCCAACTCAAAGGTTCGAAGGCAGATTCAAAAAATGGTGGGTCTGGCAGATTTTTggttaagaaatttaaaatttatcgATTTCATGTCAGATATTGGATGAAGCAAAATCTCACCCAACAAACCCAAGTTACCAAACCCACTGATAATATAATGTTAAGTGAGATTTATGTTAACAGGGCTTGTAGTTTAAGGCTGGAAATCCAACCCTACCTGCCATGTGTGATAGCCttaaccttcttcttttttccccctcatTTCTCCTCAATCAGATTAGtgttctctctccctcttgcGACTCTCTCTGCCTCTCAATCTCTTCTCTATCTATCTCACTTAGTTTGCAACAACACAGCCTTAACGCCACCGTTTACCTCACACTCTCTTCTATCCTCTCTATTGACAGTTTCTGTCACTCTCTTTCCCTTTGACATCACATTTGCTCTCATCCAGACAGAAATCCCAACGATAATGGGCAACAGTGACTTATGGTCATGGCTTTCTTCCACCTTGATGAGGACAACTTAAGCTCTTGCCTTAGATTAttatgggttttattttttatttattattgtttttttcatATAGCTTAAATCTATTTATATCTTTTATAGGCACTGGACCTATGTTTTTACTTCTGATGGCGGATGAGAGTGAaggattgaaaatttgaaaggaaatttGTATAAATACaaattgtttttggttgttggtTATGGAGGTCTGTCATAACCAATAACCTGACCCAGACCCAGTTGGCCACCTAAAGGTTGGGCGTGGATGAAACCGTCCAATCTGCTGGACAGCCATGGGTGGGCGAGTTCACAACCCAAAGGGGTTGGTTGAGTGACTGGTTAAGCCCCAACCCAAGCCTGACCAACCCTAATCACCCCTAAGCTAAACTGGGAAAATAATTAGAGGAAGCCAAGTGCTACTAAATTAACAATGACACAGGTGTAACTTTGACCCCCTTATGtgatggaatttttttatttttcaccacAAAAATGGGCATTACTAGAAACTTGTTGTCTTTAAGTGGATCGAAGGGTAGCTTGGGTGTGGTCCTATGCTTCAATGTTTTACATGAAAAGCCCACTCTCAAGACTTGAATCCTCACACTTGTGCTTGGTACCCTGTAACTTTTTTTTCATCACAATAGTTCTAATATTCAAATCAGAGGCAGCATATATCAAGACAAATTGCATTAAGATAACTACTCCAAAAAGATTcttatagagaacaaaaaacaaaacagtgCTCTTTTGTTGGAATGAGCACACCCAATCAAATGAACAATTTGAGGTCAAcgatgaaaattattttacctTTTGATTTGTGCTATTTCTTATTAAtccttataaaaattatattaatttaacatTACAATGATCACTTTGCTTCACTGACTCTCCACTTGCTTTCCTTGTGTAAGACAATAAGATTTACTTCATCTGGTGCCTAAGTGGGGCTAAAGCATCATAACATGCAGCTATTTATTACTCGTAGATAATTGTGATGAGAATTAGCTCCATTCGTTTCGAATGTTTGGTAGCATTAGAAAAAATgagtcaaaagaaaaactatatttggtcaacataaaaaatatggctttttttagagattattttccactaattttttttggaaaacaactctatttcaCAGCAGACTAAATAAGGAAAGTAAATAAGGAAAGTTAGGAGATCgttttccaactcatttaaggttgctaccaaatataagaaaatgagatacttttattgaaaatgctttttggaaaatgactcattttctagaaaacattaacatcgaaacaaacagagttGATAATGAACACCATGACGTGATGCTATCTTGGGCAATGAACAATTTAATTTTggtatattgattgattgaaatTTGAAGCATCTAAACGTGTAAATTTTTCTATATGGCCAATCTGGATGTCTTCTTAATAATTTCTTCTCTCATGTGCCTCAAAATCCTCATCATACAATAAAACATATACCAAAAAATGTCTAAGCAACCCAGCATTTTACTCAATAGAGCACTAACAGGTTTTacctttcacaataaatcatcaTTTGATATCGACACATTCTTGGTCTAAGAATCTTAAGACCATCCGAATTCTAAAAATGATTCCTTCAAAAATCCTAAAAAAGAGCAATTCAAAGTTCGAACAGTgacaactcaaaaaaaaaaaattttgaaaattctcaAAGAATTGCGAAAGCCATAAAGACCCATCTCATTTCTAAAGGTTATCtcaaacccacaaatccaaaaacaccaatataaacaaacagaacaaagatGTATGCATAATAGACATGTCCATTAGcctatttcaaaaaatagagaaaacccaGATGAGAAAATCcataaactaaaacaaaaacaaacagaaatcAGTTAATTTAGGTTGAGAAAAATTGCGGACCTTCGGATCTtgttgccctgaccgagccggTACATGCCCCAGGACCAAGCACCGACTGCGACGAGGAGGATAGCCATGGCGCTGGGACCATTGCTGGAGATCCGACGGGCGTATCGGACCGGAGCGAACCCGCCCGGTGGGGGTCCGTCTTGGAGGACAGGCATGTCCCTCACGCTCGCCATCCCTGGCTTCTTCCTTATCTGTGCTTcggtcattttttttctttctctgtggGATTTGGTGAAATGGAAATGATGTGAGGTTTGCTGGGTGGAgattggagaagaagaagagagcgAGGCTTATGTGTGGAGTTATGCTAGTCTGTTGCTCTGTGTACGAGAGTTAGACTTTTTGGGTCCAATTGGAAGGAGCCAAGTGGTCTCTCATTTTGTCGCACTAACACTGGCTTGGATGAACtattatttattagtattttcaACCAAAACATCTGAATTCAAATTCTCCAAGAAAAagtgggtttcagttaactcaactggtaaagtcattgatgattgtataagagatctggggttcaatccctgtctacaccaaaaactgattggtgttttggtttgatgataaagagctatcatcaggagcggatgccataagttgaaattctcaaaaaaaaaaaaaaaaaattctccaagaaaaataattaaataaaacaatttagggtaattaccttttttattcctattttatctaccatatttcaatttgatccaaaaccttttaattgtgttaatttggtccctaacctttcagtACCATGTCTATTTAATCTCTACCgttatcttttggatgaaaattgataacGTGTTTaatagccaaaataaaaaactagctTCTGTTGATGTgagaataaactaaaattttatttttgacatttgCCATGTCAGTAATTTTCATCTAAAATATAACGGTAGGGACTAAATCAACACGACACTGAAAGATTAAGAATcaaattgacataattgaaaagttagggaccaaattgaaatatggtgtaaaggatagggaccaaatatatagtttaccctaataaaaaatacttatcATTTATAAAATCAACTAACTATCGCACATTTTTTGTGCAAtggtcactttacaagtataaacACTTGTAAGTGAGGGGCAAAAGCCGACGAGAATCATAATTGAGAAGCAGCTTATATTTGTATTTAGAGAGagtaaaactttaaaaagttttatataagACAGTAAgctaaaaaaatctaaagaaaaaattattgtaaagcAAGCACTAGACGTtggtttggggtttttgaaaatgtCCACTTTGGAAAAAAACAAGGGTTTAaaagtatatttaaaaaaaaaaaaaaaattgatgagattttttaaatattgttgagatttgtttttgttaattaagCGTTTGGATAGCATTGGTATAGAAGAATTCTTTTGGTGTACATTACCAaatatagattttttctttCGTTCATTCCAAATATGGACTTAActattttgctaatttttttttttttggttaaattacaaattatacccgcatatgttttcaatttagtttaatttaaaCCTTACACAAggtttctcccaaaaaaaaagtttaatttagttctgtgggctagaaaattcatggcccaggcccgtCCTATATCAAGGCCCAGGGCCTGATCTGAGGAGACCAATTGTCAAGGAAGAGTTTAATGCACGGATAtgataagtgaaaagactgcTCATACTGTAGGAgagaactctgtgcctgacaagcccctattcttgaccaagctattcaacctttacgtctactcccaaccacttgaggtatgggcggataggacaagtcttttgccccgaaggtaaagctcacacgtggaccctaaagagagggaggaatacgagtataaaaggaaatgaAAGCCAAGAGAAAAAGGGGAGGAGAAAGGGAAGACCTTAATGCTCCTTAGACCAAGTCTgaggagtccaaccccttagGCTAcgaagctgtagggcttggatgttcaggcTGAACCCTTTTTTGCATGAGTccccctaaaatcaggaccggaccatcgccccgtgatcaagggcaagccttttaagtccactctctacaaatcatattgtgagggatcttttttGTACGAgtccaacgtcattcttgggccgttaaataatcgtgtccctacaattggcgccgtctgtgggaaggcttgtgcgttggcgcaggtggcgtttgagtcaactctctagcaaggaGAGATTTGCGGGTTTTCCCCCATTTCCGGTGACATGCAGTTGTCGTtccgacataaacttctgcCAGGGGCTACGTCCTGCAGtgccaacggcacgggcagctctaagggcttccggcctcaagccaactctccccgccatggtcaaggggctgaccttcgaaaaagcaaataagtacaaaaaagtactaaaaaaaaaaaaaaacaagttttggacagaaccaaggccttgcatggtcctcggactcaagtctatggggaaaccaagtactcaaaagaaaaaacacaagttttggacagaaccaaggccttgcatggtcctcggactcaagcctatggggaaaccaagtacacaaaagaaaatcacaagttttggacaaaaccaaggttttgcatggtcttcggactcaagcctatggggaaaccaagtactcaaaagaaaaaaacacaagttttggacagaaccaaggccttgcatggtcctcggactcaagcctatggggaaaccaagtacacaaaagaaaatcacaagttttggacagaaccaaggccttgcatgattctcggactcaagcctatggggaaaccaagtactcaaaagaaaaatcacaagttttggacagaaccaaggccttgcatggtcctcggactcaagcctatggggaaaccaagtactcaaaagaaaatcacaagttttggacggaaccaaggccttgcatggtcctcggactcaagcctatggggaaaccaagtactcaaaagaaaaaacacaagttttggacagaaccaaggccttgcatggtcctcggactcaagcctatggggaaaccaagtacacaagaaaatcacaagttttggacggaaccaaggccttgcatggtcctcggactcaagcctatggggaaaccaagtactcaaaagaaaaaacacaagttttggacagaaccaaggccttgcatggtcctcggactcaagcctatggggaaaccaagtacacaaaagaaaatcacaagttttggacagaaccaaggccttgcatggtcctcgaactcaagcctatggggaaaccaagtactcaaaagaaaaaacacaagttttggacagaaccaaggccttgcatggtcctcagactcaagcctatggggaaaccaagtacacaagaaaatcacaagttttggacggaaccaaggtcttgcatggtcctcggactcaagcctgtggggaaaccaagtactcaaaagaaaaaacacaagttttggacagaaccaaggccttgcatgatcctcggactcaagcctatggggaaaccaagtacacaagaaaatcacaagttttggacagaaccaagaccttgcatggtcctcggactcaagcctatagggaaaccaactacttcaaagaaaaaattacgTTGCATGGACCTTAGAATCCCCCCGAGGAGAACTCTcaattaacaattgggttaattcctaaaATGCATGGATTCTCAAGTTTGCTCTCGGATCCTCAGTACCAAAGGGActgatgcaatatagagcaatatgttaccaaaaacacaatcggagtcccttactgctcggttaccccctcggatgaattatttagagtttatcgttctcggatgGTCTCCTCGCACTTATTACCgaatattcagctgttatcttggttagtttcctaagtttaatttactgtgaattatcgttattatgcctggtaatgtcggtaaattaaaattaggTGGATTCTGTTTTAAAgttttcctgctctaagtatcattgaagaaaaacacacatggagcacacccattcacaaagtaatattgcaaaaaagaaaaatattcaaaacaaataaataaatttcccttttattaaaacaaagaaatagtgcAGCTTACAATGagaagctggaatcagcttatattaaagctaagtacataatcgaaaagaaagatacaagagaataagataaagccgaggaggtagtataagagaataagataaagctgAGGAGGTagtacaagagaataagataaagccgaggaggtggtGCAGATGAGAGGTTGGCTGTTGCTTCAAgactttgttcttcctcaacacttttacatgcccataactcaggcagcaaaagaacccagcatgggacctgcaccgttgaagaaaaggtgcagagagcgcCCAGCCTTGggctagcgcagctgaagaaaaggtgcagggagcccaaCTTAAGGCCCACACCGTTGAAGAGAAGGTGCCGGGAACCagaagttgaggagcctacaccaaaatttgcctgcgacaaggcagacggcgctgatggcggaaaatctttcttctgacacaccaaaaatctggcgtgaccagaacctgcttcggattttgactaaaagaggggataATACCGTCCCCACCATGTCTAAGCGGGAAGACAccttaaatctgtgcctcccctgcccagGCCACATCACTTTGCGTCTCGGAAGGGTTCGGTGTCTCTGTGGCGGGTGAAGTTCCTCCATCTCCACCCAAGCCTCAAACATACGGCGCAAAAGGAAGATGACATCGGAGGAGGGAACTAGATATGGACAAAGGGTTATGATTCTGAAGAGAGCGGAAGGGTTTATATGCCAGGAGAACAACCACTtgtcctacttatataaagggtaaggaggggccatttagtttaatttaagCAGATTCCCAAGGCGGGCTGCAGACAAGGCAGCTCCGGCTCAATTTCCCACACCATCCACAACCGTAGGATCTCAAGATCCTCGGGAAGACGCGCTTCGATTGCTGAAACTTTAGGGTACTCGCGAACGAAGGGACGACTCTTGACCTGGCACGTCTCCCATGCAGAATTTGAACGAGTCGTGATGTGGGCCCaaagtcaccaaaaccctcttcccccaactaaaagtcgggcagcaggattttgaggggctattgtgggccagaaaattcatggcccaggcccgtCCTATATCAAGGCCCAGGGCCTGATCTGAGGAGACCAATTGTCAAGGAGGAGTTTAATGCGCGGATAGGATAAGCGAAAAGACTGCTCATACTGTAGGAgagaactctgtgcctgacaagcccctattcttgaccaagctattcaacctttacgtctactcccaaccacttgaggtatggacggataggacaagtcttctgccccgaaggtaaagctcacacgtggaccctaaagagagggaggaatacgagtataaaaggaaacgaaagccaagagaaAAAGGGGAGGAGAAGGGGAAGaccttaatgctcctcggaccaagtccgaggagtccaacccctcaggctacgaagctgtagggcttggatgttcaggcTGAACCCTCTTTTGCATGAGTCTccctaaaatcaggaccggacCATTGCCCCGTGATCAAgggcaagccttttaagcccactctctacaaatcatattgtgagggatcttttttgtatgagcccaacgtcattcttgggccgttaaataatcgtgtccctacaagtTCCATCCAATGCAGTCCTTTTGTCAACTTCCATCTTACACCTAATTGTAAAGTCCACTAAAACAACATTcttttgaaaagtgaaaatacTAAAACAAATGGTGAGATTGGATGTAACTAAACTAAATgactaaatttattaaaatgaaatatatatatatatatatatatataacttaaagTACTAGATTGAAAATAGGATATAAtttgtgatttagtttttttttttaataaaaaaattttattttgtatttttcccccttttaaGGCATTCAtagctaataataatatttgaaaTACTAATAACTAATAAGTTCATAGAGAGAAATACATTAAAGTATTTTCAAaacccacaatatatatacaaataaatacattttagctataaaaaaaaaccaatacataaaaaaaaaaaattataaaaagataaaatagaaatagtctacacaaaccctaaaccctaaaccctccaaaaaaaaaaattatacgaCATttaacgctctgtttgtttcgatgtaaaatattttcagaaaaatattttctaattttacgGTGTTTGTTTtacagtaaaatattttcagtcaacCAAATCAACTTAGGcaaatttatatgtaaaatattttacacttaaaattttggtaaaacattttacatttgctTCCTCTCTCGTACCCCGATACTTAACACTCCATTTACTGCCATAGTCACTTTACGCTCAAACACTCCCAAATCagatttctctccaaaaaaaccCAGCATCTCCGATCTCCTCTCCCATCAATCCCAGGTTCCAGGTCTATAGCACCACCGACCGACTCCAGCTTCCGCTAGCACTGCCTATCGTTGACGATAACTCTCCCTTTCACTCTCAAGTTCTGTCTTCCCACAAACCAGAGCCACCAAGCCACCAAGGAGCTCATCACTCTCAGGTTCGTCGGGGCTCTTGCCATTCTCTCTTACCCATCTCGAATAGACAAAGAAAGTCATAAAGAGGCTTCTTGAGAGGTGTGATGCTGGTGGTGGTCAAGGTAGCCTTTCAGCATGATTTGGTAGCGGCGGTCAAATGAGGTGTTGCGGTGGAGATCTGGGTCTTGGCAGGTTGgttctaaattggattttttttccctaaaatagAGATCCGATGACAGTGTTTGGGTTTGTTTCGTCGGTCTTGGGTGTTAGGGTTGTTGATGACGGTGGCCGATTGGATGGGATAACAGTGGGTAGGTGGATGATGGTGGCCGATTAGATGAGATTATGGTGGGTAGGTGGATGACGGTGAGTGTGGTGGCTGGATTTGGGGTGGTTGGCGGTTGCTGGCTTTGCAATGGTTGGTGGATGACGGTAACTGTGTTCGTTGGGTTAATGGTGGCTGGCTTTGCAATGGTTAGTGGTGGTGTCTATGAAtgtggtggttgggtttgtgGTAGCTAGCTTTGCAATGGTTAGTGGTCGTTGGTTTACGTTTGCATTTTCAAATGTTTAGGATACATTAAACGCTtgccaaacacttgaaaatgaaaatattttacagtaaaatatttacatgtaaaatattttacatttaaaaatattttacttcgaAACAAACGAAGCgtaagtttctcaaaaaaagaaaagaaaagagtttattatgtttttaaataaatttcccataacattttcattttggttcatTGTGGAAACATGTCTAGACTAATGGTGTACTTGATTCATATACATGATAGTGAtagtgatattattattattatattttattattattgtggggccagagaacttgtgGCCCTAGCCCACTTTGCTTTAGGCctcaaggcccgagccgaggagggatattgccgaggacatacagtgaaggtccaaatggcctagagatatagccgaggatgattctatcctcggcatcccaacGCGATCCTGAAAGAAAGTGCAagtacggtataggaacagtttaaggaaaagttgaacacctccacattgatggagaaaggacccctggacaatatggcgacaaaggacaaaagaaaggctgccattactacaattaaatactctgcgtcAGACAGAGtaatgcttttcagcttttacaaccaccccaaccactttgggtatgggctgatgggacaagtatcaaccctggaaagctgaacctacacgtggacgttggaagAAGAGTAaatgctaatataaaaagagaagtaagcaatccagaaaaagggggctgggaaaaaaggccaagaaccagagcctcctagGCCATaccgaggagaaagacttcttgaGCAAACATGGTTCATCTCTGTATGAGTACCATAActaaccaccgtccggtgaccaaggcctagccttccaagcccacgctctacaaattatattgtttgggcccttaacgtgcgaactcaatattattttggggtcgttacaaattgagttcttacaattattattattatttttttgtgtgtgtatagaaGTTTTGACATTTACAATTGGCATGAGAGATGAGAATAAGGGTTGTGTCTACAACTACACCATGAGGAGAACTTTGTATTGAAATCTGATGAAAGTTGGCCATTGAATTAGGACGGATAACAAAAGAGCAGCTTGGAGTGTGAATCATGTAGTCAGGGGCAGAGCTACAcacattcccccccccccccctaaattttggaaatttcttttagtatatataattattttaacattttgaaattttagcctAAAAAAATAGGAGTTGATCCCCCAAATATTTGAGTTAGTCCAatgatactcttaaaaaaaaaattagtcaattGGTGCATTAGTTATAGAGACagtgttttatttttctcaatttcatttttattgtaaaatgtgctctTAATTTGTTAAATGTACCTTTTTAGCTGAATTTGAGAGGATCAATAACAACTAGAAGATTGATTAGAGAAAATTATTCTACATAGGGAGTTATGCTCAATCCTCTTGTAGGAATGGTAACCCCaccataaaattaattaacatgACTCCTTGTTACGTGAGAGGAAGGTACATTGTTCCTGAAGTATTAAATGATAGGGTAAATTCCGGATAACTACCCTAGGGTTTTGGGTAATGCCAAACACATCCAAGACAATTAAAAAGCAaccattttagtccttatacACAAACGCCTGTTACAAGCCGTTTGTTCACTCCACATAAAACAAAACCTccacctttttttaatttttttaattttttttatttcattatttccaAGACTACATGTTCAAAAATTGTACCTCACATCATCTGTTCCCGCCAGCCCAAAATCATCACATTTTAGTCCAACATGTTTACATCATTTTTTGCTCTTCCCAAGAGCAACAAGAGCTCTTAATATAAACCAAAAGAAAGTAACCCAAGTCATGGTTGGTTCAATGGCTCTTTGTAGTCTTCATCAGAGTTAGAATTTAGACTTTCACTCAAAAAGAATTTCGGACTGAGCAAAGAGAAAGAGGGCTTCTGTTCAAGTTTTAATCTGAAGAGAGATACAAATTAATTCTTGATATCAAAACATAGCTAAGATTCTTGTGATGGAAGAAGTATTAATTACTTGAAAAATAGttgatttagtttttgttttggtttcttttgtagGTTGCACTTTTAGCAACTTTGCTCTTTTGCTTGGTAATTTTGACTCTTTTGGTATGTaatcttggattttttttttctctaagttATAGTTTTTGGTATGTAAAGAacttaattaaagaataaacacTAAAAAGAAATTAGGATCAACTAAGGAATCCTTGACCTTAACagatttttttgcataaatggTTTTTCTAATGATTTTATTCCAATAAACAACTACTACTTTTATACAAtgttgataccgtattttgtccgTCCTCGATTTGTGTGCCAGACcttgaaaaacccaaaaatatcattttctctccatggggCTGCGATAACATCTAGAATAACGTGGTGCAACCC
It encodes the following:
- the LOC126688485 gene encoding NADH dehydrogenase [ubiquinone] 1 alpha subcomplex subunit 13-B gives rise to the protein MTEAQIRKKPGMASVRDMPVLQDGPPPGGFAPVRYARRISSNGPSAMAILLVAVGAWSWGMYRLGQGNKIRRGLKEEKYAARTAILPLIQAEEDERFVKEWKKYLEYEAEVMKDVPGWKVGENVYHSGRWMPPSTGELRSEVW